The following are encoded in a window of Lacinutrix sp. WUR7 genomic DNA:
- a CDS encoding SusD/RagB family nutrient-binding outer membrane lipoprotein: protein MKKITKYLALIAIIISVSSCEEYLDINEDPINPTADSTPPDLLLAGALAESYAASLPRGGNQLGNLYMQSWAGDATNFTGAFQNEYALDLNASFYSSIWDGLYLRTATFQTMIDNNDPAYTNYNAISRIMKSYYMQYIVDLYGDAPYSQAHKLGSILTPTYDVDSEIYGELLSSVNTAIDLINNPSLDAITPSTEDIVYQGNMQMWLKFANTLKLKLLVRQKGSGIYNSQFASLNGASFIGMGEDVTINPGYQDAENKQNPHYNLFYAVGGTANQSRTLVVGSDYALKFLTGGVTENAISTSVYDNRVTRLYEPVDGDFVGIQQGANSIPGNLKPAKIGPGIVISSSQDGYLMTAAEALLLQAEARNNGDLTSGPAADVLFRDAIRSSFSLLGATDVENYINLSENTNRIGWTGTANKIEAIQTQKWIALNGINGLESWIEYTRTGYPAVPLAITAGRAARPNRLLYPSSEYAGNSANVPEQTEDSAFNTKIFWDVN, encoded by the coding sequence ATGAAAAAAATAACAAAATATTTAGCTCTTATAGCTATCATAATCTCGGTTTCTTCTTGTGAAGAATATCTAGACATAAATGAAGATCCTATTAACCCTACTGCAGATTCTACGCCACCAGACTTATTATTAGCTGGTGCGTTAGCGGAGTCTTATGCTGCTTCTCTTCCTAGAGGAGGAAATCAATTAGGGAATTTATACATGCAAAGTTGGGCTGGTGATGCTACAAACTTTACTGGAGCATTTCAAAATGAGTACGCTCTTGATTTAAATGCATCATTTTATTCTAGTATTTGGGATGGTTTATATTTAAGAACTGCAACATTCCAAACTATGATTGATAATAATGACCCTGCTTATACTAATTATAATGCGATTTCTAGAATAATGAAATCATATTATATGCAATATATTGTAGATTTATATGGTGATGCGCCTTACAGTCAAGCTCATAAATTAGGTAGTATTCTTACTCCTACTTATGATGTTGATTCAGAAATTTATGGTGAATTATTAAGTTCAGTAAATACTGCTATTGATTTAATTAACAACCCATCTTTAGATGCGATTACGCCTAGTACTGAGGATATCGTATATCAAGGTAACATGCAAATGTGGTTAAAATTCGCTAATACTTTAAAGTTAAAGTTATTAGTTAGACAAAAAGGAAGTGGAATATACAATAGTCAATTTGCTTCTTTAAATGGTGCTAGTTTTATTGGTATGGGTGAAGATGTAACTATCAACCCAGGTTACCAAGATGCAGAAAACAAACAAAACCCACATTACAATTTATTTTATGCAGTTGGTGGTACAGCTAATCAAAGTAGAACTTTAGTTGTTGGTTCTGATTATGCATTGAAATTTTTAACAGGTGGTGTTACTGAAAATGCAATTAGTACTTCAGTTTATGACAATAGAGTTACTAGATTATATGAGCCAGTAGATGGAGATTTTGTTGGAATACAACAAGGTGCAAACAGCATTCCTGGAAATTTAAAACCAGCTAAAATTGGTCCTGGAATTGTAATTAGCTCATCTCAAGATGGTTATTTAATGACTGCAGCTGAAGCTTTATTATTACAAGCTGAAGCAAGAAATAATGGAGATTTAACTTCAGGTCCTGCAGCAGATGTTTTATTTAGAGATGCTATTAGATCATCATTTAGTTTATTAGGTGCAACTGACGTTGAAAATTATATCAATTTAAGTGAAAACACTAATCGCATTGGATGGACTGGTACTGCTAATAAAATAGAAGCTATTCAAACTCAAAAGTGGATTGCTTTAAATGGAATTAATGGATTAGAATCTTGGATTGAATATACAAGAACAGGATATCCTGCAGTTCCTTTAGCTATTACTGCTGGTAGAGCAGCTAGACCAAACAGATTATTATACCCATCTTCTGAATACGCTGGTAACTCAGCAAATGTTCCAGAACAAACAGAAGATAGCGCATTCAATACTAAAATATTCTGGGACGTTAACTAA
- a CDS encoding aryl-sulfate sulfotransferase gives MKKKLFLVLLVFNSIVTFSQNTIGTLTNEPGSYNGYTLFSPNNSTKSYLINNCGEIVHHWTSTFTPGSSVYLLENGNLLRTGQIDNPNITFGGVGGKIELFDWDNNLLWDYSYSSNLVSQHHDIYPLPNGNVLMLAVSTMTQAQAIAAGRDPSLILDGKIFNEQIIELEPILGTNTANIVWEWNIKDHIIQDFDNTKANFGVINDHPELLDFNFLNNEIGHANWLHLNSLQYNENLDQIILSSRLLSELYIIDHSTTTTQAASSSGGNYGKGGDFLFRWGNPKSYDNGNETDQRLFSQHHPHWIPDGLNDAGKIMVFNNGNSLRYSSVDIFTPTVSSPGVYEYDAVNGYGPSAYDWTYVDPVDPQNFFSSILSNGQRLPNGNTLICDGDSGYFFEIDQSKNIVWEYRNPDTNNGILSQGDTPSANFTFRAKKFALDYPAFIGRDLTPGNPIELNPDLSGCSILSISEITFEEIHIYPNPTNGILNIKTTKTIEKIDLFNMLGKLVLSKENVKEIDLSNLVTGIYIAKIYGEHNIISKKIIKQ, from the coding sequence ATGAAAAAAAAATTATTTTTAGTACTTTTAGTTTTTAATAGTATAGTTACTTTTAGTCAAAATACTATTGGTACTCTAACTAATGAGCCAGGATCTTATAATGGCTATACACTTTTTAGTCCTAATAATTCTACCAAGTCATATCTTATCAATAATTGTGGCGAAATAGTACATCATTGGACAAGTACTTTTACACCTGGCTCATCCGTATATCTTTTAGAAAACGGAAATTTACTACGAACAGGACAAATTGATAATCCAAATATTACTTTTGGTGGTGTTGGAGGTAAAATAGAGTTATTTGACTGGGACAATAACCTTTTATGGGATTATAGTTACTCATCTAATCTAGTAAGTCAACATCACGATATTTACCCATTACCAAACGGAAACGTTTTAATGTTAGCCGTTTCAACCATGACACAAGCGCAAGCAATAGCAGCAGGAAGAGATCCTTCCTTAATATTAGATGGTAAAATATTTAATGAACAAATTATAGAATTAGAACCTATTCTTGGTACCAATACAGCAAATATTGTTTGGGAATGGAATATAAAAGATCACATAATTCAAGATTTTGATAATACAAAAGCTAATTTTGGTGTAATTAATGACCATCCAGAACTTTTAGATTTTAATTTTCTAAATAATGAAATTGGTCATGCAAATTGGCTTCACTTGAACTCTTTACAATACAACGAAAACTTAGATCAAATTATTTTAAGCTCACGCCTTTTAAGTGAGTTGTACATTATTGATCATTCTACAACCACCACTCAAGCTGCATCTAGTTCTGGTGGAAATTATGGAAAAGGTGGGGATTTTCTTTTTCGTTGGGGAAACCCTAAATCCTATGATAATGGTAATGAAACAGACCAAAGGCTATTTAGTCAACACCACCCACATTGGATTCCAGATGGACTCAATGATGCTGGTAAAATTATGGTATTTAATAATGGTAATTCCTTAAGATATTCATCGGTTGATATTTTCACTCCTACGGTTAGCTCCCCTGGTGTTTATGAATATGATGCGGTTAATGGTTATGGACCATCAGCATATGATTGGACTTATGTAGATCCTGTTGATCCTCAAAATTTCTTCTCATCTATCCTTTCAAACGGACAACGTCTTCCAAATGGAAATACTCTTATTTGCGATGGTGATTCCGGTTATTTTTTTGAAATAGACCAATCTAAAAATATAGTTTGGGAATATAGAAATCCAGATACTAATAATGGTATACTATCACAAGGAGATACACCTTCCGCAAATTTTACATTTAGAGCAAAAAAATTCGCTTTAGATTACCCTGCTTTTATTGGAAGAGATTTAACACCTGGCAACCCTATTGAATTAAACCCCGATTTAAGTGGTTGTTCTATATTAAGTATTTCTGAAATCACTTTTGAAGAAATACATATATATCCAAACCCAACTAATGGTATACTGAATATTAAAACAACAAAGACAATTGAAAAAATAGATTTATTTAATATGTTAGGGAAGTTAGTGCTTTCCAAAGAAAATGTAAAAGAAATAGATTTATCCAATCTAGTTACTGGTATCTATATTGCGAAAATTTATGGTGAACATAACATAATTAGTAAAAAAATCATAAAGCAATAA
- the rlmB gene encoding 23S rRNA (guanosine(2251)-2'-O)-methyltransferase RlmB: MENSTQIFGIRAVIEAINAKKAIDKVFIQKGLQGELSHELEALLRKEGINNSYVPVEKLNRLTKNNHQGVVAQISPIAFYDLEDLVLNVIESGKTPLFLLLDQLSDVRNFGAIIRTAECTGVDGIIIQKSGSAPVNGDTIKTSAGAVFKIPICKVDHIKDAMFLLQVSGIKVIAATEKTENTLYDVSFKEPCAIIMGSEGRGINPSVLKLVDAKAKLPLLGEIESLNVSVACGAFLYEAIRQRR, encoded by the coding sequence ATGGAAAACAGTACACAAATATTTGGTATCAGAGCAGTTATCGAAGCAATAAATGCTAAAAAGGCTATTGATAAAGTTTTTATTCAAAAAGGGCTTCAAGGAGAATTATCTCATGAACTAGAAGCGCTATTAAGGAAAGAAGGAATTAATAACTCCTATGTTCCCGTAGAAAAACTAAATAGACTCACAAAAAACAACCATCAAGGTGTTGTTGCGCAAATTTCTCCTATTGCATTTTATGACCTAGAAGATCTTGTACTAAATGTTATAGAATCTGGTAAAACGCCACTATTTTTACTCTTAGACCAATTAAGTGATGTACGAAATTTTGGTGCTATTATTAGAACTGCAGAATGTACAGGAGTAGATGGTATAATCATTCAGAAAAGTGGAAGTGCTCCCGTTAATGGAGATACTATAAAAACAAGTGCTGGAGCCGTTTTTAAAATTCCTATTTGTAAAGTAGATCATATCAAAGATGCCATGTTTCTTTTACAAGTTTCCGGTATAAAAGTAATTGCTGCTACAGAAAAAACAGAGAATACACTTTATGATGTTTCCTTTAAAGAGCCTTGTGCTATAATAATGGGAAGTGAAGGTCGAGGAATAAATCCTTCGGTTTTAAAACTTGTAGATGCTAAAGCAAAATTGCCATTACTAGGTGAAATAGAATCTTTAAATGTTTCTGTTGCCTGCGGTGCTTTTTTATACGAAGCGATTAGACAACGAAGATAA
- a CDS encoding rhomboid family intramembrane serine protease → MQEQFKFTTGVLGYPIAFVLVLWIVFWFEIRFHVNLNSHGIYPKRLSGLQGVFFSPFIHSGIKHLYSNSIPLFVLSTALFYFYRQIAWKVLCYGILLSGFLTWCIGRPSYHIGASGLIYVLVSFTFFKGILAKHFRLIALSLLVIFLYGSMVWYTMPIEEGISWEGHFSGLLTGLLFAFLFRREIAKPKKYVWEHKDFNEEDDPFLRHFDANGNFVELVEPEPELLQEMETTTQKEGGPTIHYTFKENKD, encoded by the coding sequence ATGCAAGAACAGTTTAAATTTACAACAGGAGTTTTAGGGTATCCAATAGCATTTGTGTTAGTACTTTGGATTGTTTTTTGGTTTGAAATACGTTTCCATGTAAATTTAAATAGCCATGGTATCTATCCTAAAAGGCTTTCGGGATTGCAAGGTGTATTTTTTAGTCCGTTTATACATTCTGGAATAAAACATTTGTATTCTAATAGCATTCCCTTATTTGTGCTTTCTACGGCTTTATTTTATTTCTATAGGCAAATTGCTTGGAAAGTGTTGTGCTACGGAATCTTACTTTCGGGGTTTTTAACTTGGTGTATTGGTAGACCCTCTTACCATATAGGAGCTAGCGGACTTATTTACGTGCTGGTAAGTTTTACTTTTTTTAAAGGAATTTTGGCGAAACACTTTAGACTAATAGCCCTTTCATTATTAGTTATATTTCTCTATGGAAGTATGGTTTGGTATACGATGCCAATTGAAGAAGGTATTTCTTGGGAAGGACATTTTTCTGGTTTATTAACGGGATTATTATTCGCATTTCTATTTAGAAGAGAAATTGCGAAACCTAAAAAATATGTTTGGGAACATAAAGATTTCAATGAAGAAGATGACCCATTTTTAAGACATTTTGATGCAAACGGAAACTTTGTAGAATTGGTAGAACCTGAACCTGAATTACTTCAAGAAATGGAAACCACAACTCAAAAGGAGGGAGGTCCTACAATTCACTATACTTTTAAAGAAAATAAAGATTAG
- a CDS encoding replication-associated recombination protein A encodes MNEPLAERLRPKSLEDYISQTHLIGENGSLTKQIKLGLIPSMILWGPPGIGKTTLANIIANESGRPFYTLSAINSGVKDVREVIEKAKKSGGLFTTKNPILFIDEIHRFSKSQQDSLLQAVEKGWVTLIGATTENPSFEVISALLSRCQVYILKAFDKNDLEALLKRAIEKDTYISQKNITLKETDALLKLSGGDARKLLNIFELLVNAEEGDKVVITNDSVLEKVQNNTVRYDKTGEQHYDIISAFIKSIRGSDPNGAVYWLARMIEGGEDVKFIARRLLIAASEDIGNANPTALVIANNTFQAVSTIGYPESRIILSQCATYLACSPKSNAAYQAIGKAQQLVRETGDLSVPIEIRNAPTKLMQELGYGDNYKYAHNYENNFAKQEFLPDEIKNTKLYDPSNNARENAHREFLKQRWKDKYGY; translated from the coding sequence ATGAATGAACCGCTAGCAGAACGTTTAAGACCAAAATCTTTAGAAGATTATATTAGCCAAACACACTTGATTGGTGAAAATGGCTCATTAACCAAACAGATTAAGCTAGGTTTAATTCCCTCGATGATTTTATGGGGACCACCAGGAATTGGAAAAACAACCTTAGCCAATATTATTGCTAATGAATCTGGCAGACCTTTTTATACTTTAAGTGCTATAAATTCTGGTGTTAAAGATGTTCGAGAAGTCATTGAAAAAGCAAAAAAAAGCGGTGGTTTATTTACTACAAAAAACCCTATTTTATTTATTGACGAAATTCATAGATTTAGTAAATCGCAACAAGATTCTTTATTACAAGCCGTAGAAAAAGGATGGGTAACTTTAATTGGCGCTACTACAGAAAACCCAAGCTTTGAAGTTATTTCTGCGCTTTTGTCCCGTTGTCAAGTATATATTTTAAAAGCTTTTGATAAAAACGATTTAGAAGCACTTTTAAAGCGCGCAATAGAAAAAGACACGTACATATCTCAAAAAAACATAACCCTTAAAGAAACAGATGCTTTATTGAAGCTATCTGGTGGTGACGCAAGAAAGTTATTAAATATTTTTGAGTTGTTAGTCAATGCAGAAGAAGGTGACAAAGTGGTTATTACTAATGATAGTGTTTTAGAAAAAGTACAAAACAACACGGTACGTTATGATAAAACAGGAGAACAGCATTATGATATAATTTCTGCATTTATTAAATCTATTCGTGGCAGCGATCCTAATGGAGCGGTTTACTGGTTAGCTAGAATGATTGAAGGTGGTGAAGATGTGAAATTTATAGCTAGGCGTTTATTAATTGCGGCTAGTGAAGATATTGGTAATGCCAATCCAACAGCATTAGTTATTGCTAACAACACCTTTCAAGCAGTTTCTACTATTGGCTATCCAGAATCTCGAATTATATTAAGCCAATGTGCTACGTATTTAGCCTGTTCTCCAAAAAGTAATGCTGCATATCAAGCAATTGGTAAAGCGCAACAACTAGTGAGAGAAACTGGCGATTTGTCTGTGCCAATAGAAATAAGAAATGCACCAACCAAATTAATGCAAGAATTAGGGTATGGTGACAATTATAAATATGCACATAACTACGAAAATAATTTTGCAAAACAAGAATTCTTACCAGACGAAATTAAAAACACGAAATTATACGATCCTAGCAATAATGCTCGAGAAAATGCACATCGTGAGTTTTTAAAACAGCGATGGAAAGATAAATATGGTTATTAG
- a CDS encoding YjjG family noncanonical pyrimidine nucleotidase, producing MMYKNITDIFFDLDHTLWDFDKNSGLTFEKIFKINKVDIDVSEFLKHYEPINLNYWKLYREEKIDKESLRFARLNDTFQAVNISVEKELILQLSEDYITHLSSFNHLFEGTIDLLEYLEPKYNLHIITNGFHQVQNEKLKNANISNYFKTVTNSEMVGVKKPNPIIFNHALDLAKTTKPQSIMIGDNYEADIIGALNFGIDAICFNYHDFPLDANIKKVDSLLELKNYF from the coding sequence ATGATGTATAAAAACATAACAGATATTTTTTTTGATTTAGATCACACACTTTGGGATTTTGATAAAAACTCGGGTTTAACTTTCGAGAAAATCTTCAAAATAAATAAAGTAGATATAGATGTTTCTGAATTCTTAAAACATTATGAACCAATAAATTTAAACTACTGGAAACTCTATAGAGAAGAAAAGATTGATAAAGAATCTTTGCGCTTTGCTAGGCTTAATGATACTTTTCAAGCGGTAAATATTTCCGTAGAAAAAGAATTAATTCTTCAGTTATCTGAAGATTATATTACACACCTTTCTAGTTTTAACCATTTATTTGAAGGTACTATTGACCTTCTAGAATATTTAGAACCAAAATATAATCTGCATATTATCACAAATGGTTTTCATCAAGTGCAAAATGAAAAATTAAAAAATGCAAACATTAGTAATTACTTTAAAACGGTTACTAATAGTGAAATGGTTGGTGTAAAAAAACCAAATCCTATAATTTTTAATCATGCATTAGATTTGGCAAAAACTACTAAACCTCAAAGTATCATGATTGGCGATAATTATGAAGCAGATATTATTGGCGCTTTAAACTTTGGTATCGATGCTATTTGTTTTAACTATCATGATTTTCCGTTAGATGCTAATATTAAGAAAGTAGATAGCCTATTAGAATTGAAAAACTATTTTTAA
- a CDS encoding polysaccharide deacetylase family protein — MLLVYTHKITPRIKYVFKHICTRILGLPVTFTTTIEDFIAHDSLKISYTKQPLSHEVFIRSNELLFEQGLNDVDIHVQDWGNTKGFFPAGEISVLPYDVFAASFYLLSRYEEYLPHVKDEYGRFTAEESIAFKNNFLQQPIVDIWAYKFKDALQENYPDYSFTTKQYQVKPIIDVPEAYSFKQKGLMRSFGGTINDLVTFKFKRLYTRFSVLFGLQRDPFDTFKYLLNKQKQSDFKFIFFFLIGDYSTYDKNINVNKAQFVSLIKQVADYSIVGLKASYFAVSNFQTLKKEKEKMEAIINTSLLASRNSFSKLNLPESYRNLVELEVPNDYTMGFVNHIGFRAGTCTPFFFYDLDYEVQTPLKIHSYTLLDYALLKTNSLLDKKKVLNEIMREVKKVNGHFIPVFHNYTFSDIERWKGFKELFNIIIESPNDV; from the coding sequence ATGCTATTAGTATATACACATAAAATTACACCAAGAATAAAGTATGTTTTTAAGCATATTTGTACCCGAATTTTAGGACTTCCTGTAACCTTTACAACTACTATTGAAGATTTTATTGCACATGATAGTTTAAAAATATCCTATACCAAACAACCATTAAGTCACGAGGTATTTATACGCAGTAATGAGTTGTTGTTTGAGCAAGGTTTAAATGATGTGGATATTCATGTGCAAGATTGGGGAAACACAAAAGGCTTTTTTCCTGCAGGAGAAATAAGCGTTTTGCCTTATGATGTTTTTGCGGCATCCTTTTATCTGCTTTCTAGATATGAAGAATATTTACCACATGTAAAAGATGAATATGGTCGCTTTACAGCAGAAGAAAGTATCGCCTTTAAAAATAATTTTTTACAGCAACCCATTGTAGATATTTGGGCCTACAAGTTTAAGGATGCATTACAAGAAAACTATCCAGATTATTCATTTACAACAAAACAATATCAAGTAAAGCCAATAATAGATGTTCCTGAAGCATATAGTTTTAAGCAAAAAGGTTTAATGCGAAGTTTTGGCGGAACAATTAATGATTTAGTGACCTTTAAGTTTAAAAGACTGTATACTCGATTTTCGGTTTTATTTGGATTACAAAGAGATCCATTTGATACATTTAAGTACCTTTTAAACAAACAGAAACAATCTGATTTTAAATTTATTTTTTTCTTTTTAATTGGAGATTATTCTACATACGATAAAAATATAAATGTAAACAAAGCACAATTTGTGTCGTTAATAAAGCAAGTTGCAGATTATAGTATTGTAGGATTAAAGGCATCCTATTTTGCAGTATCTAATTTTCAAACCTTAAAAAAGGAAAAGGAAAAAATGGAAGCGATAATTAATACTTCGTTATTAGCTTCTCGAAATTCGTTTTCTAAACTAAACCTTCCGGAATCGTATAGAAATTTAGTAGAGTTAGAAGTACCAAATGATTATACCATGGGCTTTGTAAATCATATAGGTTTTAGAGCAGGAACATGTACGCCTTTTTTCTTTTACGATTTAGATTATGAAGTGCAAACCCCCTTAAAAATACATTCGTATACGCTTTTAGATTATGCGTTGCTTAAAACCAATTCGCTTTTAGATAAAAAGAAGGTTTTAAATGAAATTATGAGAGAAGTAAAGAAAGTGAATGGGCATTTTATTCCTGTTTTTCATAATTATACGTTTAGTGATATAGAAAGATGGAAAGGCTTCAAAGAACTTTTTAATATTATTATAGAATCGCCAAATGATGTATAA